The Flavobacteriales bacterium genome has a segment encoding these proteins:
- the chrA gene encoding chromate efflux transporter, protein MSNLKEVATVFFKMGCFAFGGPAAHIAMMEQEVVTKRKWMSKDHFLDLIGVTNLIPGPNSTEMTMHCGHERAGKIGLFVAGIAFIFPAIVITAILAWAYTEYGELPNIKPFITGIKPTVIAIILSAVITLGKKAIKNVELGILGAITLGLCLAGVNEIIALIGVGILGGIYFNLKDNNSTKTKFLFPFLFIPTTTLAVAKISSLKIFLIFLKVGAVLYGSGYVLFAYLDAELVTKGFLTQQQLMDAVAAGQFTPGPVLSTATFIGYQMNGIWGALAATTGIFLPSFLFVLILNPIIPKLRASKLFGNFLNAVNASSIAVIAGVMITMSIETITNLNAIIILAASLLLTFVAKLNVMYIILIGAFLGFLLPYIF, encoded by the coding sequence ATGTCAAATTTAAAAGAAGTAGCAACAGTATTTTTTAAAATGGGTTGTTTTGCCTTTGGTGGGCCAGCAGCACACATTGCCATGATGGAGCAAGAAGTGGTTACCAAACGGAAATGGATGAGCAAAGACCACTTTTTAGATTTAATTGGTGTAACCAACTTGATTCCTGGTCCAAACTCTACCGAAATGACCATGCACTGCGGACACGAAAGAGCTGGTAAAATAGGTTTATTTGTTGCAGGGATTGCTTTTATTTTTCCTGCCATTGTTATTACTGCGATTTTAGCTTGGGCATATACCGAATATGGCGAATTGCCCAACATTAAACCATTTATTACAGGTATTAAACCAACTGTAATTGCAATTATTTTATCAGCTGTAATAACGTTAGGAAAAAAAGCTATAAAAAATGTAGAACTCGGCATACTTGGAGCTATCACATTAGGACTTTGCCTTGCAGGAGTGAATGAAATTATCGCCTTAATAGGTGTTGGTATTTTGGGTGGTATTTACTTTAATTTAAAAGACAACAACTCAACAAAAACCAAATTTTTATTTCCTTTCTTATTCATTCCTACCACCACCTTAGCTGTTGCAAAAATTTCATCGTTGAAAATATTTTTAATCTTTTTAAAAGTTGGAGCTGTATTGTATGGTAGTGGCTATGTGTTGTTTGCTTATTTAGATGCTGAATTGGTAACGAAAGGATTTTTAACCCAACAACAATTAATGGATGCTGTTGCAGCTGGGCAGTTTACTCCTGGACCAGTTTTATCTACAGCCACTTTTATTGGTTACCAAATGAATGGCATTTGGGGAGCATTGGCTGCAACAACTGGTATTTTCTTGCCATCGTTTTTGTTTGTTTTAATACTAAACCCCATTATTCCAAAATTGAGAGCTTCTAAATTGTTTGGCAATTTTTTAAATGCAGTAAATGCTTCATCTATAGCTGTAATTGCAGGAGTAATGATTACCATGAGCATTGAAACCATTACCAACCTCAATGCCATTATTATTTTAGCGGCTAGCTTACTCCTTACTTTTGTTGCTAAGCTAAATGTAATGTATATTATTTTGATTGGTGCTTTTTTAGGCTTTTTATTGCCTTATATTTTTTGA
- the rsmI gene encoding 16S rRNA (cytidine(1402)-2'-O)-methyltransferase has protein sequence MSKLYIIPTPIGNLNDITLRALETLKKVDFILAEDTRQSSKLLKHFEIDKKLVAYHQHNEHKSIDKVIDQLKQGATIGLVSDAGTPAISDPGFLIVRACIENDVAVECLPGATAFVPALVNSGFPCDKFVFEGFLPHKKGRQTRLNLLKEETRTIIFYESTHRLLKTLTQFAEFFGEERQVSVSRELTKMFEENVRGTVREVIEYYKTNVTKGEIVIVVHGVE, from the coding sequence ATGTCGAAATTATACATAATACCTACTCCAATTGGAAATTTAAACGACATCACCTTACGTGCGCTTGAAACATTAAAAAAGGTAGATTTTATTTTAGCTGAAGATACTCGGCAATCTTCCAAGTTGCTTAAACATTTTGAAATTGATAAAAAATTGGTGGCTTATCATCAACACAACGAACATAAAAGTATTGATAAAGTTATTGACCAACTTAAACAAGGAGCAACCATTGGTTTGGTTAGCGATGCTGGAACACCCGCTATTTCCGACCCTGGCTTTTTAATTGTACGAGCATGTATTGAAAATGATGTTGCTGTTGAATGTTTGCCTGGAGCTACCGCATTTGTTCCAGCCTTAGTAAACTCTGGTTTTCCTTGCGATAAATTTGTGTTTGAAGGCTTTTTACCACACAAAAAAGGACGACAAACTCGACTAAACCTTTTAAAGGAAGAAACCAGAACCATTATTTTTTATGAATCTACACATCGTTTATTAAAAACCTTAACGCAATTTGCGGAGTTTTTTGGCGAGGAACGACAAGTTTCTGTATCTCGAGAACTTACAAAGATGTTTGAAGAAAATGTGCGAGGAACCGTTAGAGAAGTGATTGAATATTACAAAACTAACGTTACAAAAGGCGAAATTGTAATTGTCGTTCATGGAGTCGAATAA
- a CDS encoding sigma-70 family RNA polymerase sigma factor has protein sequence MNDEQLVKKCLEKDVLAQKYLFESFSRKMMGVCLRYTKDAEEAQDVLQMGFVKVFEKLHLFNNEGSLEGWIRKVLVNTALDQIRKNKKFENNVDLDAVDFSLPTENENVLDQMGANDLLKIIQQMPPGFRTVFNLYAIEGYTHQEIADELNISINTSKSQYSRARVYLQKIIIEEKII, from the coding sequence ATGAATGATGAGCAATTGGTAAAGAAATGTCTCGAAAAAGACGTTTTGGCTCAAAAATATTTATTTGAATCGTTTTCAAGGAAAATGATGGGGGTCTGTTTGCGTTATACTAAAGATGCTGAAGAAGCTCAAGATGTGTTGCAAATGGGTTTTGTTAAGGTTTTTGAAAAACTACATTTATTCAATAATGAAGGTTCTTTAGAAGGTTGGATTAGAAAGGTTTTAGTGAACACAGCATTGGATCAAATTAGAAAAAACAAAAAATTTGAAAATAATGTTGATTTAGATGCTGTTGATTTTAGTTTGCCTACCGAAAACGAAAATGTTTTAGACCAAATGGGGGCAAATGACTTGTTGAAAATTATACAACAAATGCCACCAGGTTTTAGAACAGTGTTTAACTTATACGCTATTGAGGGTTACACGCATCAAGAAATAGCAGACGAACTAAACATATCGATTAACACCTCTAAGTCACAATATTCGAGAGCAAGAGTTTATTTACAAAAGATAATAATAGAAGAAAAGATTATATAA
- a CDS encoding gliding motility-associated C-terminal domain-containing protein, with protein MKKDFNNIEEVFKNAFDGFEANVDPSVWSNIQSHISAGNGLPNNPSSLAASASKAVLIKIVAGVVIASGLATSVYYLSDSKNEVKSPVSTVVTEIHQENNQEALTPTIEVTEKVVAETNTNETSVQNNSEKTTAESVEKQINADNNTKSDKQPVKTENKSQSNVVATPQNNNNTFAVSSNSNASGSVADKKVTEQIDLTVKIKASQTKGKAPLDVEFNVDGNAVAYSWDFGDGSEISGQENSFHTYTAPGKYTVKLTAIDKNANAKTTLQVITVEQNIKSSISTIPTVFSPNADGINDVIKIDGENIKSFTAVVRDSKGNLVFEWKTLEGFWDGRDLNNQILPKGTYYIVVVAVGVDGENHTKKQTIQLF; from the coding sequence GTGAAGAAAGATTTTAATAACATAGAAGAAGTATTTAAGAATGCATTTGATGGTTTTGAAGCCAATGTTGACCCATCTGTTTGGAGCAATATTCAAAGTCATATTAGTGCAGGTAATGGTTTGCCAAATAATCCATCATCGTTAGCAGCATCTGCTTCAAAAGCAGTTTTAATTAAAATTGTTGCTGGAGTTGTTATTGCTTCAGGTTTAGCTACATCGGTTTATTATTTATCAGACAGTAAAAATGAAGTTAAATCACCAGTTTCAACGGTGGTTACAGAAATCCATCAGGAGAACAATCAAGAAGCATTAACTCCAACAATAGAAGTTACAGAAAAAGTTGTTGCTGAAACAAATACCAACGAGACTTCTGTTCAAAATAATTCAGAGAAAACCACAGCAGAAAGTGTTGAAAAACAAATTAATGCTGATAATAATACAAAATCAGACAAACAACCTGTAAAAACTGAAAATAAATCTCAATCGAATGTTGTTGCTACACCACAAAATAACAACAATACTTTTGCAGTTTCTAGTAATAGCAATGCTTCTGGTAGTGTTGCTGATAAAAAAGTAACAGAACAGATTGATTTAACAGTTAAAATTAAAGCAAGCCAAACGAAGGGTAAGGCACCTTTAGATGTTGAGTTTAATGTAGATGGAAATGCAGTAGCTTATTCATGGGATTTTGGAGATGGGTCTGAAATTTCTGGACAAGAAAATAGCTTTCATACCTATACTGCTCCTGGAAAATATACCGTTAAACTTACGGCTATTGATAAAAATGCTAATGCAAAAACAACTCTACAAGTTATTACAGTTGAGCAAAATATCAAATCTTCTATTTCAACAATACCAACAGTTTTTTCTCCAAATGCCGATGGAATTAACGATGTAATAAAAATTGATGGTGAAAACATTAAATCGTTTACTGCAGTTGTCAGAGACTCTAAAGGAAACTTAGTTTTTGAGTGGAAAACATTAGAAGGTTTTTGGGATGGTAGAGATTTGAACAATCAAATTTTACCTAAGGGAACGTACTACATTGTTGTTGTTGCTGTTGGAGTTGATGGTGAAAACCATACCAAGAAACAAACGATACAGCTGTTTTAG
- a CDS encoding ATP-binding cassette domain-containing protein gives MLEIKNISKSFYNKNVLDNVSATFKQGEMNLIIGASGSGKSVLTKCIVGLHEVDSGTVEFDGREFTSMDFMKRKAVRSEIGMLFQGSALFNSLTVEENILFPLEMYTKMTKEEMLDRVNFCLQRVDLKNVNHLFPAELSGGMQKRVGIARAIALNPKYLFCDEPNSGLDPRTGILIDNLIMELTKEYQITTIVITHDMNSVMETGENIMFLHQGKKWWEGDNVEILKTDNPELCDFVYASKIMQKFKGF, from the coding sequence ATGCTAGAGATTAAAAACATAAGCAAATCGTTCTACAACAAAAATGTTTTAGATAATGTTTCCGCCACTTTTAAGCAAGGCGAAATGAATCTTATTATTGGGGCTAGTGGCTCTGGAAAATCTGTACTTACTAAATGTATTGTTGGTTTACACGAGGTTGACAGTGGCACTGTAGAGTTTGATGGTAGAGAATTTACCTCAATGGATTTTATGAAACGTAAAGCAGTTCGTTCCGAAATAGGTATGTTATTTCAAGGTTCGGCGCTTTTTAACTCTCTAACAGTTGAGGAAAATATTCTCTTTCCTTTAGAGATGTATACCAAGATGACGAAAGAGGAAATGTTGGATAGGGTTAATTTTTGTCTTCAACGTGTTGATTTAAAAAATGTCAACCATCTTTTTCCTGCTGAACTAAGTGGTGGAATGCAAAAGCGTGTTGGTATTGCTCGTGCTATAGCTTTAAATCCAAAATATTTATTTTGTGATGAACCTAACTCTGGTTTAGACCCAAGAACAGGTATATTGATTGACAACCTTATTATGGAACTTACAAAAGAATACCAAATAACCACTATAGTTATTACTCACGATATGAACTCCGTTATGGAAACAGGAGAAAATATTATGTTCTTACATCAAGGTAAAAAATGGTGGGAAGGTGATAATGTAGAAATACTAAAAACCGACAATCCAGAACTGTGCGACTTTGTCTATGCCTCAAAAATTATGCAGAAATTTAAAGGATTCTAA
- a CDS encoding ABC transporter permease yields MITALHTIGEYFILMSRVFRKPDNWRLYRKQTLLEITTLGLGSLGLIAIISFFMGAVVTLQTASNIDSPLIPDYAIGFATRQSFILELAPTMMCLILAGKIGSNIASEIGTMRITEQIDALEIMGVNSASYLILPKIVAALLIVPVIIVYSMFLGVMGGWFVSAYSDFTSMDKYILGIRWNFTLFSIVYALIKTLFFAFIITSVPAFFGYYTRGGSIEIGKASTKSVVYSSICILIVNYIITELLLI; encoded by the coding sequence ATGATTACAGCTTTACATACCATAGGTGAATACTTTATTTTAATGAGTAGGGTTTTTAGAAAACCTGACAATTGGAGATTGTACCGCAAACAGACCCTACTAGAAATTACCACGCTAGGTTTGGGTTCGTTAGGATTAATCGCCATTATTTCTTTTTTTATGGGTGCAGTTGTTACATTGCAAACAGCATCAAATATTGATAGTCCTTTAATTCCTGATTACGCCATTGGTTTTGCAACTCGACAATCGTTTATTTTGGAACTAGCACCTACGATGATGTGCTTGATATTGGCCGGGAAAATTGGTTCTAACATTGCTTCCGAAATAGGTACAATGCGAATTACTGAACAAATTGACGCTTTAGAAATTATGGGAGTAAATTCAGCCTCTTATTTAATCTTACCCAAGATTGTTGCTGCCCTTTTAATTGTTCCTGTAATTATTGTTTACAGTATGTTTTTAGGTGTTATGGGTGGTTGGTTTGTTTCTGCCTACTCCGATTTTACTTCCATGGATAAGTACATTTTAGGTATTCGTTGGAATTTTACCTTGTTTAGCATTGTTTACGCCTTGATTAAAACCTTGTTTTTTGCCTTTATCATTACCAGTGTTCCTGCATTTTTTGGTTACTATACCAGAGGAGGCTCAATCGAAATTGGTAAAGCGAGTACCAAATCGGTTGTTTACAGCAGTATATGTATCCTTATTGTAAATTATATAATTACTGAATTGTTGTTGATATAG
- a CDS encoding OmpA family protein — protein MRSISFHRLMRPLLLILVISFGIKAHAQNLILNGDFEELSSCPQGLKTLEKSKTLLHVTNPNQGTFDFIHECDEDNYPRYSYGKREPVSGKGFVGIGVFVNNSIGVDNLKEYIQLELSDSLKKGSIYSFEMFLSLAKNWHISINNLGVYFSNEFLQLKTDGVIPVKPDIVSPEFFGNKSGWDKYSGDYIARGGEKYIVIGNFRKNKDVKIKNVDPGPTFENYVYYFIDNVSLKLNTNLSEGIVLNNINFKTGSTELLASSNFELDKIVTVLETNLNFKVEIIGHTDSDGNESENIKLSIDRANQVSKYLIDKGVSATRIKSRGEGSKIPIKDNSTPEGKAKNRRVELRFL, from the coding sequence ATGCGTTCAATTAGTTTTCACCGTTTAATGAGACCACTGTTATTAATATTAGTTATAAGTTTTGGTATTAAAGCTCACGCTCAAAACCTTATTTTGAATGGTGATTTTGAAGAATTATCATCATGCCCACAGGGATTAAAAACTCTAGAAAAATCGAAGACACTTTTACATGTAACCAATCCAAATCAAGGAACTTTTGATTTTATTCATGAATGTGACGAAGATAATTATCCTCGTTATTCTTATGGAAAACGTGAGCCAGTGAGTGGTAAGGGATTTGTTGGGATAGGTGTTTTTGTTAATAATTCCATTGGGGTAGATAATTTAAAAGAATATATACAATTGGAACTTAGTGATTCCCTGAAGAAAGGATCTATATATAGTTTCGAGATGTTTTTAAGTTTAGCTAAGAATTGGCATATTTCGATAAATAATCTTGGAGTGTATTTTAGTAATGAATTTTTGCAACTAAAAACAGATGGTGTAATTCCAGTAAAGCCTGATATTGTCTCTCCAGAGTTTTTTGGGAACAAATCTGGTTGGGATAAATATTCGGGAGATTACATCGCTAGAGGAGGTGAAAAATATATAGTAATAGGCAATTTTAGAAAAAACAAAGATGTTAAAATAAAGAATGTTGATCCTGGGCCTACTTTTGAGAATTATGTTTATTATTTTATTGATAATGTTTCTTTAAAGTTAAACACGAACCTATCTGAAGGTATAGTATTAAACAACATAAATTTCAAAACAGGTAGTACCGAATTACTAGCTAGTTCCAATTTTGAATTAGATAAAATTGTAACTGTTTTAGAAACAAATTTAAATTTCAAAGTCGAAATAATCGGGCATACTGATAGTGATGGTAACGAATCAGAGAATATTAAATTATCAATAGATAGGGCTAATCAAGTATCAAAATATTTAATTGATAAAGGTGTTAGTGCTACGCGAATAAAAAGTAGGGGAGAGGGAAGTAAAATTCCTATCAAAGATAACTCTACACCAGAAGGTAAAGCTAAAAATAGAAGGGTAGAATTAAGGTTTTTATAA
- a CDS encoding ferrous iron transport protein A: MTTLDQLKENEGGTICNIVDEQLAVQLLTMGFILGEEIKVERIAPLHDPMIITSGCNCLSIRKKDAKHIEINKAS; this comes from the coding sequence ATGACAACTTTAGATCAACTTAAAGAAAACGAAGGAGGAACCATCTGTAACATTGTCGACGAACAATTGGCTGTGCAGCTGCTTACCATGGGTTTTATTTTAGGTGAAGAAATTAAAGTTGAACGTATTGCTCCGCTTCACGACCCCATGATTATCACCTCTGGATGTAACTGTTTAAGCATCCGTAAAAAAGACGCTAAACACATCGAAATCAATAAAGCAAGCTAA
- the feoB gene encoding ferrous iron transport protein B → MAEKNLLNVLLVGNPNTGKSTLFNGLTGLSQKVGNFPGVTVDKKSGTFKVNNQLVNVVDLPGTYSLSPNSEDEKVTHEQVLNAAEHDVIVVVADVTNLKRNMLLLTQIMDLGKKVVLVLNMMDLLQKNKQEINIEKLASLLGISVIPINAQIGKGLQELKEAVINCNTSSVKFIDEKTSSSGVVDETMLRYSKINQILSQCLNQKGEDKIAILTKKIDNILTHKIYGYLIFLGILFTIFQAIFSWSSYPMELIENGFLLLGEWLGNTLPPGIFNDLMVNGIVAGLSGIFVFVPQITMLFGFIVILEDTGYMSRVSFLMDRILRQFGLNGKSIIPLLSSTACAVPAIMSTRTINNFKERLITIMVAPLISCSARIPVYTLLISLVIPKESSWGIFNMQGLLMMGLYLIGFIAALAAAWVMKKLIQSKEKSSFIMEMPIYRMPRWKNVGLSIYSKVQIFLFDAGKIIVAISIVLWVLSSYGPGDKFEQIEKKYTVETYDYTSQSDNKMYNNTSLTENEINTLIAAEKLESSYAGMIGKTIEPLIQPIGFDWKIGISLVTSFAAREVFVGTMATLYSVGDEDNTASIRTKMMNAKNHVTGEKLYSKATTMSLLLFYAFAMQCMATLAVVYRETKSIKWPLIQLVYMGVLAYLSSFIVYQIFA, encoded by the coding sequence ATTGCCGAGAAAAATCTATTGAACGTATTATTAGTTGGTAACCCAAACACGGGAAAAAGTACGCTTTTTAATGGCTTAACGGGATTGAGCCAGAAAGTAGGTAACTTCCCTGGTGTTACAGTCGATAAAAAGTCGGGAACCTTTAAGGTAAATAACCAGTTGGTGAATGTAGTTGATTTGCCTGGAACGTATAGTCTTTCGCCAAACTCCGAAGACGAAAAAGTAACGCATGAACAAGTTTTAAATGCTGCCGAGCACGATGTAATTGTTGTGGTTGCTGATGTTACCAATTTAAAAAGGAATATGTTGCTTTTAACTCAAATAATGGATTTGGGTAAAAAAGTGGTGCTGGTGTTAAATATGATGGACTTGCTTCAAAAAAATAAGCAAGAAATAAACATCGAAAAATTAGCTAGTCTGCTTGGTATTTCTGTTATTCCAATCAATGCTCAAATAGGCAAAGGGCTTCAAGAGCTTAAAGAAGCGGTAATTAATTGTAATACGAGTTCGGTTAAATTTATTGATGAAAAAACTTCTTCGTCTGGTGTTGTTGATGAAACCATGCTAAGGTATAGTAAAATCAATCAAATTTTATCGCAATGCTTAAACCAAAAAGGAGAGGATAAAATAGCTATACTGACCAAGAAAATAGATAATATTTTAACCCATAAAATTTACGGATACCTCATTTTTCTAGGAATATTATTTACCATTTTTCAGGCCATTTTCTCATGGTCGTCATACCCCATGGAGCTTATCGAAAATGGGTTTTTACTCTTGGGCGAGTGGTTAGGGAATACCTTGCCGCCTGGTATTTTTAACGATTTAATGGTGAATGGTATTGTAGCTGGATTGAGTGGGATTTTTGTGTTTGTGCCTCAAATTACGATGTTGTTTGGGTTTATTGTAATACTTGAAGATACTGGTTACATGTCGCGAGTTAGTTTTTTAATGGATAGGATTTTACGACAATTTGGGTTAAACGGAAAATCAATTATTCCATTGTTGAGTAGTACAGCATGTGCTGTGCCTGCAATAATGAGTACTCGAACCATCAATAATTTTAAAGAGCGTTTAATCACCATAATGGTAGCACCATTAATCAGTTGTTCGGCACGTATTCCAGTTTACACTTTATTGATAAGTTTAGTTATCCCAAAAGAAAGCAGTTGGGGGATATTTAATATGCAGGGCTTGTTAATGATGGGGCTTTATTTAATTGGTTTTATTGCTGCTTTGGCTGCTGCTTGGGTAATGAAAAAGCTCATTCAATCGAAAGAGAAGAGCAGTTTTATTATGGAGATGCCCATTTACAGAATGCCTCGCTGGAAAAATGTGGGATTGTCGATTTATAGCAAAGTTCAAATTTTCTTGTTCGATGCAGGAAAAATTATTGTCGCCATTTCTATTGTACTTTGGGTGTTGTCTTCTTATGGACCTGGAGATAAGTTTGAGCAAATAGAAAAAAAATACACCGTAGAGACGTATGATTATACGTCTCAATCTGATAATAAGATGTATAATAATACGTCTCTTACTGAAAATGAAATCAATACCTTAATTGCTGCCGAAAAATTAGAATCATCGTATGCAGGTATGATTGGAAAAACCATTGAGCCGTTGATTCAACCTATAGGATTCGATTGGAAAATAGGAATTTCCTTGGTTACCTCGTTTGCTGCAAGAGAGGTTTTTGTTGGTACAATGGCTACCTTGTATAGTGTAGGCGATGAGGATAATACCGCTTCAATTCGTACAAAAATGATGAATGCTAAAAACCATGTAACTGGCGAAAAATTGTATTCAAAAGCAACCACCATGTCGTTACTGTTGTTTTATGCGTTTGCAATGCAGTGTATGGCTACATTAGCGGTGGTTTATCGAGAAACAAAATCGATAAAGTGGCCACTAATTCAGTTGGTATATATGGGGGTGTTGGCATATTTATCTAGTTTTATCGTTTACCAAATTTTTGCGTAA
- a CDS encoding SprT-like domain-containing protein, with translation MNHDLLIKHVPESSLPTLLQWFGDYEFKLAFSKARSTKLGDFRARRGFLPHRISVNRNLNQYAFLITLTHEFAHLLIAEKFKKRVLPHGSEWKNQFAELMQVLLEKQVFPDDLTQILQKHIKNPAASSVRDFKLTLALKKYDVHTEQSIHLVDLPDGAVFSLKNKRNFIKGAKQRTRFLCVENSTRRKYLIHGAAEVIVD, from the coding sequence ATGAATCATGATTTATTAATTAAGCACGTTCCAGAAAGTAGTTTGCCAACGTTACTACAATGGTTTGGTGATTATGAGTTTAAATTAGCTTTTTCAAAAGCAAGGAGTACAAAATTAGGCGATTTTAGAGCCAGAAGAGGCTTTCTTCCACACCGAATATCTGTAAACCGAAACCTAAACCAATATGCTTTTTTAATTACACTCACACACGAGTTTGCTCATTTATTGATTGCAGAAAAATTTAAAAAACGTGTTTTACCACATGGATCAGAATGGAAAAATCAGTTTGCTGAGTTGATGCAAGTGTTGCTTGAAAAGCAAGTTTTTCCGGATGATTTGACTCAAATTTTACAAAAACACATTAAAAATCCAGCTGCTTCTTCTGTTCGAGATTTTAAACTTACGTTGGCGTTAAAAAAATACGATGTTCATACCGAACAATCTATTCATTTGGTTGATTTGCCTGATGGAGCGGTGTTTTCGTTGAAAAACAAACGAAATTTTATTAAGGGAGCAAAACAAAGAACTCGTTTTCTTTGTGTAGAAAATAGTACTAGAAGAAAGTACCTAATACACGGAGCAGCAGAAGTAATTGTTGATTAA
- a CDS encoding aminotransferase class I/II-fold pyridoxal phosphate-dependent enzyme yields MAENLIGSEIIKLAGEVKAKMDKGEKIHNLTIGDFNPKIFPIPVELKNEIIKAYQNEETNYPPANGIQELREAVSRFLHTREGLEYNANQILISGGARPLIYAVFQTLIDPQDKVLFPVPSWNNNHYTHLSRAQQILVETSPENKFMPTAADLKPHISEATMLAICSPLNPTGTTFTEEGLKEICEMVLEENKKRGLSRKPLYLMYDQIYWTLTFGETRHVDPVTLCPDIKNYTIYIDGISKSFAATGVRVGWAFGPQKIIDKMKSILSHVGAWSPKAEQVASAKYLVNDTAIDKYLTSFKSEINQRLNAFYKGMIELKNQGFQVDAIAPEAAIYLTVNFNLVGKKTADGKLLASTADVTAYLLDEAKIAIVPFNAFGSSADSTWYRLSVGTAVLSEIDGLFVQLKAALSKLK; encoded by the coding sequence ATGGCCGAAAATTTAATCGGTTCAGAAATTATTAAACTTGCTGGAGAAGTTAAAGCTAAAATGGATAAAGGCGAAAAAATTCACAACCTTACCATTGGCGACTTTAACCCTAAAATTTTTCCAATTCCTGTAGAGTTAAAAAATGAAATTATCAAGGCTTATCAGAACGAAGAAACCAATTATCCTCCAGCAAATGGAATACAAGAATTGAGAGAGGCAGTTTCTCGTTTTTTACATACCAGAGAAGGATTGGAATACAATGCCAACCAGATTTTAATTTCTGGAGGTGCTCGTCCGTTAATATATGCTGTTTTTCAAACTTTAATCGACCCGCAAGATAAAGTGTTGTTTCCTGTGCCATCATGGAACAACAACCATTATACACACCTTTCAAGAGCACAACAAATTTTGGTTGAAACTTCTCCTGAAAACAAATTTATGCCTACTGCTGCAGATTTAAAACCGCACATTAGCGAAGCAACGATGCTTGCAATTTGTTCGCCGTTAAATCCAACAGGAACAACTTTTACAGAGGAAGGCTTAAAAGAAATTTGCGAAATGGTGCTGGAAGAAAACAAAAAAAGAGGTTTATCAAGAAAACCTTTGTATTTAATGTACGATCAAATTTACTGGACATTAACTTTTGGAGAAACTCGTCATGTTGACCCAGTAACTTTATGTCCAGATATTAAAAACTATACGATTTACATTGATGGTATTTCTAAATCATTTGCTGCAACTGGAGTTAGAGTTGGTTGGGCTTTTGGGCCACAAAAAATCATTGATAAAATGAAATCAATATTGAGCCATGTTGGAGCTTGGTCGCCAAAAGCAGAACAAGTTGCATCGGCTAAATATTTGGTTAACGATACTGCTATTGACAAATACTTGACTTCGTTTAAAAGCGAAATTAACCAACGATTAAATGCTTTTTACAAAGGCATGATTGAATTGAAAAATCAAGGCTTTCAAGTTGATGCCATTGCACCAGAAGCTGCTATTTATTTAACGGTAAATTTCAACTTGGTTGGAAAGAAAACAGCTGATGGAAAATTGTTAGCATCAACAGCTGATGTAACTGCATATTTATTGGATGAAGCTAAAATTGCAATTGTTCCTTTTAATGCTTTTGGTTCTTCAGCTGACTCTACTTGGTACAGACTTTCGGTTGGTACAGCAGTTTTATCAGAAATTGATGGGCTTTTTGTACAATTGAAAGCAGCATTGTCTAAATTAAAATAA